One window of the Gimesia sp. genome contains the following:
- the hypB gene encoding hydrogenase nickel incorporation protein HypB — translation MNTRVISVRRDIQAEQKADAAAERERLGRRGTLVINLLSSPGSGKTSLLEATARHWAGRRSMAVLVGDLETDRDAQRLAPLVPVAQLTTGGACHLELPLVQRGLQALGDPAVDFLFIENVGNLVCPASHDLAEHLRVVLISTTEGDDKPGKYPKMFRTSQAMVVTKQDLLPHVPFSIEAVTEDALKIQPALNVLTSCAIDNRGIQEWCEFLEQQYQKKIESVYEPAGNR, via the coding sequence ATGAACACCCGCGTGATATCTGTCAGACGGGACATCCAGGCAGAACAGAAAGCAGACGCAGCCGCGGAACGGGAACGGCTCGGTCGGCGGGGGACGCTGGTAATCAACCTGCTTTCTTCGCCAGGTTCGGGCAAAACCTCTCTGCTGGAAGCGACGGCCCGGCATTGGGCTGGACGCCGCAGCATGGCCGTACTGGTTGGTGATCTGGAAACAGACCGGGATGCACAACGCCTGGCGCCTTTAGTTCCGGTGGCCCAGCTGACAACGGGAGGCGCCTGTCATCTGGAACTGCCTCTCGTGCAGCGGGGATTGCAGGCGCTGGGAGATCCGGCGGTCGACTTTCTGTTTATCGAGAACGTGGGCAACCTGGTCTGTCCGGCGTCTCACGATCTGGCAGAACATCTCCGCGTGGTCCTGATCAGCACGACAGAGGGGGACGATAAGCCGGGCAAGTATCCCAAGATGTTTCGCACCAGTCAGGCTATGGTTGTGACCAAGCAGGATCTGCTGCCACATGTCCCTTTCTCTATCGAAGCAGTGACCGAAGATGCGTTGAAAATTCAACCCGCGCTGAATGTCCTGACGTCGTGTGCAATCGATAATCGTGGCATTCAGGAGTGGTGTGAATTTCTGGAACAGCAGTATCAGAAAAAAATCGAGTCCGTCTATGAACCGGCAGGCAATCGGTAA
- the hypF gene encoding carbamoyltransferase HypF: MNRQAIGNPEVTQIAVQITCNGRVQGVGLRPAVARWAHELGLAGSICNTSAGVKLHVEGPAPLIQRFEEGLEAHLPVDAVLETRARQPVEYEGLSSFQIQESDEVGVLRTAVPTDQAVCQACLEEIFDPADHRYHYPFNSCTNCGPRYSLIHAMPYERPQTGMAEYAMCDACAAEYESATDRRFHAQTIACPDCGPRVWGTDSQGNTVASGQTAIESAAQALARGQIVGLRGLGGYQLLVDARSDAAVQALRRVKHRPSKPLAVMVRSLVEAQRLAIVDDIEAGELSSAVAPIVLLRARQESGLSRELNSGLQTIGVMLPTTPLHALLLDQCRFPLVVTSANREGTPIPCQSKAIDAEIREGAEVWLEHDRPIQRPIDDSVVRVMAGRSVTVRLARGLAPLSLPVKCDEALIATGGQQKSAFALSNGQQAILGPHIGELDSVTACERYLGQLEALEQLYDVSPASVVCDQHPDYFTTQWAEHENIPLEQVQHHHAHIAAGMLEHGWQERRVLGVALDGTGWGEDQTIWGGEFLLATTREYERVGRLLPFALPGGEQAIREPWRIAVTLLTEAVGDQAVYQLETEHGQVAALLKIAESRRLSPLTSSAGRLFDGVASLILGCRHSGFEGQTAMLLEAACDVAEPDAYDFPIQEGELRKLDWRPAVRQIWEDGLQGVESGRMAMRFHRGLARGIARFCASYAEFPVVLGGGVFQNRYLVELVAAEIRQSDQELGLPGRIPPNDGGLAAGQLAIALARRERKDTNQCA, encoded by the coding sequence ATGAACCGGCAGGCAATCGGTAATCCGGAAGTAACACAGATCGCCGTACAGATTACTTGTAACGGTCGTGTCCAGGGAGTCGGTCTGCGGCCCGCGGTAGCACGCTGGGCGCACGAACTGGGACTGGCCGGTTCAATCTGTAACACCTCTGCGGGGGTAAAGCTGCACGTAGAGGGACCTGCTCCGCTGATACAGCGATTCGAGGAGGGGCTGGAGGCCCATCTGCCAGTTGATGCAGTACTGGAAACACGGGCGCGTCAACCTGTTGAATATGAGGGTTTGAGTTCGTTTCAGATTCAGGAGAGTGACGAGGTCGGCGTGCTGAGAACCGCAGTCCCCACGGACCAGGCCGTCTGTCAGGCGTGTCTTGAAGAAATCTTCGATCCCGCCGACCACCGTTATCATTATCCCTTTAACAGCTGCACGAACTGTGGTCCCCGCTATTCGCTGATTCATGCCATGCCTTACGAACGGCCGCAGACTGGAATGGCAGAATATGCGATGTGTGATGCGTGTGCAGCCGAATATGAATCAGCGACTGACAGACGGTTTCATGCACAAACCATCGCCTGTCCGGACTGTGGCCCTCGCGTCTGGGGGACAGATTCTCAAGGAAATACCGTTGCCTCAGGTCAGACCGCAATCGAAAGCGCAGCTCAGGCATTAGCACGTGGACAGATTGTGGGGCTGCGGGGCCTGGGAGGCTATCAGTTACTCGTCGATGCCCGCTCTGATGCTGCGGTTCAGGCATTACGCCGCGTGAAACACCGACCATCCAAGCCCCTGGCTGTCATGGTCAGATCGCTTGTAGAGGCACAGCGGCTGGCGATTGTCGACGATATAGAAGCCGGGGAGCTCAGTTCTGCCGTAGCGCCAATCGTACTGCTGCGTGCCAGGCAGGAGTCTGGTCTGTCACGTGAGTTGAATTCCGGATTACAGACGATTGGGGTGATGTTACCCACGACACCTCTGCATGCACTGCTGCTGGATCAATGCCGATTTCCATTAGTTGTCACCAGTGCGAACCGGGAAGGAACGCCCATCCCCTGTCAATCAAAGGCAATCGATGCCGAGATCCGCGAAGGTGCCGAAGTGTGGCTGGAACATGACCGGCCGATTCAGCGCCCCATCGACGACAGTGTCGTCCGTGTCATGGCGGGACGAAGTGTGACGGTTCGGCTGGCCCGCGGTCTGGCTCCGCTCTCCCTGCCTGTGAAATGTGACGAAGCATTGATAGCCACGGGAGGGCAGCAGAAGTCTGCTTTTGCGCTGTCTAACGGACAGCAGGCGATATTGGGGCCGCACATCGGCGAGCTGGATAGTGTAACCGCTTGTGAACGTTATCTGGGCCAGTTAGAGGCTCTTGAACAACTTTACGACGTCTCGCCTGCGAGCGTGGTCTGTGACCAACACCCGGATTATTTCACGACTCAGTGGGCGGAACATGAAAACATTCCACTGGAACAGGTGCAGCATCACCATGCGCACATCGCAGCAGGGATGCTGGAGCACGGCTGGCAGGAACGACGTGTCTTGGGAGTCGCATTGGACGGAACCGGTTGGGGCGAAGATCAGACAATCTGGGGAGGCGAATTCTTACTCGCGACCACCCGGGAATATGAACGCGTCGGGCGACTGTTGCCGTTCGCGTTGCCGGGTGGTGAACAGGCGATTCGCGAACCGTGGCGAATTGCGGTGACGCTACTTACAGAAGCGGTAGGTGACCAGGCGGTATATCAATTGGAAACCGAACATGGTCAGGTGGCAGCACTGCTCAAAATCGCGGAATCCCGACGTCTCTCCCCACTGACGAGTAGCGCGGGGCGGTTGTTTGATGGAGTGGCCTCACTGATTCTGGGTTGCAGACATAGCGGCTTTGAGGGCCAGACAGCTATGTTGCTGGAAGCGGCTTGTGATGTAGCAGAACCAGACGCGTATGACTTTCCGATTCAGGAGGGCGAACTACGGAAACTCGACTGGCGACCGGCGGTCAGACAGATCTGGGAGGATGGTCTGCAGGGAGTTGAATCCGGGCGGATGGCGATGCGTTTTCATCGGGGGCTGGCACGCGGAATCGCCCGGTTTTGTGCTTCGTATGCGGAGTTCCCGGTTGTCCTGGGAGGGGGCGTGTTTCAGAATCGTTACCTGGTGGAACTGGTCGCAGCTGAGATCAGACAGAGTGATCAGGAGCTTGGTCTACCGGGACGGATTCCCCCTAACGATGGCGGCCTGGCGGCGGGGCAACTGGCGATTGCGCTAGCCAGACGGGAAAGGAAGGACACGAACCAATGTGCTTAG
- a CDS encoding HypC/HybG/HupF family hydrogenase formation chaperone, translating into MCLGIPGKIVRWLEREGVFAQAEVEFDGVRRVVHMACVTEAEEGDYVIVHAGIAISRVDPEEAEQIFKTLAAMGDDEGWQITEPEDSGDES; encoded by the coding sequence ATGTGCTTAGGTATCCCGGGAAAAATTGTACGCTGGCTGGAGCGGGAAGGTGTCTTTGCACAGGCGGAAGTTGAATTCGACGGCGTACGTCGTGTGGTGCACATGGCCTGTGTCACGGAAGCGGAGGAAGGAGATTATGTCATAGTCCACGCCGGCATCGCCATCAGTCGGGTGGATCCCGAAGAAGCAGAACAGATCTTCAAAACGCTGGCTGCGATGGGAGACGACGAAGGCTGGCAGATAACGGAGCCTGAGGACTCGGGGGACGAATCATGA
- the hypD gene encoding hydrogenase formation protein HypD: MKYLDEYRDPVAAQRLLEEIRKTSTRCWTLMEVCGGQTHSLLRHGIAAELEGIVELIHGPGCPVCVTSQADIDFACELAQREDMILASFGDMLRVPGSERSLLDVRTAGGQVQVVYSPLDAVRLAQKNPQRQIVFFAVGFETTAPATALAVRQAERDGVQNFSLLVSHVRVQPAMESLVEAPDHRVQAFLAAGHVCTVMGYESYESFVERYQLPVVVTGFEPLDLLEGILACVRQLEQGQARLENCYARAVQAAGNRAARDLVQEIYQINDRAWRGFGVIHRGGLELRPEWSHFDARLRFEKSELPVLENDACRSYDVMTGQLKPTDCPEFGKRCSPDSPLGAPMVSSEGACAAYYRYGVPADNTT, translated from the coding sequence ATGAAGTATCTGGATGAATATCGAGACCCGGTCGCAGCACAACGCCTGCTGGAAGAAATCCGAAAGACCTCTACCCGCTGTTGGACGTTAATGGAAGTCTGCGGGGGGCAGACCCACAGTTTGCTCCGACACGGGATTGCTGCAGAACTGGAGGGTATCGTAGAACTGATTCATGGTCCCGGTTGTCCAGTCTGTGTCACCAGTCAGGCAGACATCGATTTCGCCTGCGAGTTGGCACAGCGAGAAGATATGATACTGGCCAGCTTTGGTGATATGTTGCGTGTGCCGGGCAGTGAGCGTTCGCTGCTCGATGTTCGCACTGCGGGTGGCCAGGTGCAGGTTGTGTATTCGCCTCTGGATGCGGTCAGACTGGCTCAGAAAAATCCCCAGCGACAGATCGTCTTCTTTGCAGTCGGTTTTGAAACGACGGCCCCCGCGACAGCGCTGGCGGTCAGACAGGCGGAACGGGATGGAGTGCAGAATTTCAGTCTGCTGGTTTCGCATGTGCGTGTGCAGCCGGCAATGGAGTCCCTGGTGGAAGCACCCGATCATCGGGTTCAGGCATTTCTGGCGGCAGGTCATGTCTGTACCGTGATGGGCTACGAATCGTATGAATCATTTGTGGAACGCTATCAGTTGCCCGTGGTCGTTACCGGCTTCGAGCCCCTGGATCTGTTGGAAGGGATACTGGCCTGTGTACGACAACTCGAACAGGGACAGGCACGGTTGGAAAACTGTTATGCCCGGGCTGTGCAGGCCGCAGGGAATCGGGCCGCACGCGACCTGGTTCAGGAGATCTACCAGATCAACGATCGCGCGTGGCGCGGATTCGGTGTGATTCACCGTGGAGGCCTGGAACTACGACCTGAGTGGAGTCACTTTGATGCGCGACTGCGTTTTGAAAAATCTGAGCTGCCGGTTCTGGAGAATGATGCGTGTCGCAGTTATGACGTCATGACCGGTCAACTGAAGCCAACGGATTGTCCCGAATTCGGTAAACGCTGCAGCCCCGATTCTCCTTTGGGAGCACCGATGGTATCGTCAGAAGGCGCCTGTGCTGCCTATTATCGTTATGGTGTGCCTGCGGACAATACAACTTGA
- the hypE gene encoding hydrogenase expression/formation protein HypE, with product MTEREGKSPGGWQLNCPVSVRDHAECVTLAHGEGGRLSRKLIQERILKILQPVSSQSLDDAARLPHSGQPLAMTTDSFVVTPLFFPGGDIGSLAVYGTVNDLAVSGARPRWLTLSLIIEEGLPLAVLERILESVARAAGETAVQVVAGDTKVVPRGAVDGLFINTAGVGELLEPVPAGPAQLQAGDELIVSGPLGQHGMAVMAVREELGIEPLPQSDSGSLFPAVDQLRLTLGSRIRCLRDATRGGVAAVLHEWAEASGKTLSIEERTLPVTPEVRGISELLGLDPLHIANEGTMLLAVEQGVAAEAVAQLQTIPGMERASRIGVVRERGVAPVTVQRTLGAEQPLADPLGSPLPRIC from the coding sequence ATGACCGAACGGGAAGGAAAATCTCCAGGCGGCTGGCAGCTGAACTGTCCGGTCTCGGTGCGCGATCATGCGGAATGCGTGACCCTGGCGCACGGAGAAGGGGGACGGCTGTCGCGGAAACTGATCCAGGAGCGGATTCTAAAAATCCTGCAGCCGGTCTCTTCTCAGTCTCTGGATGACGCCGCGCGATTGCCCCATAGCGGGCAACCACTCGCCATGACAACGGACAGTTTTGTCGTCACCCCTTTGTTTTTCCCGGGAGGAGACATCGGTTCGCTGGCGGTTTACGGTACGGTAAACGATCTGGCGGTCAGCGGCGCCAGACCACGCTGGCTGACCCTCTCACTGATAATCGAGGAAGGGCTTCCCCTGGCGGTGCTGGAACGAATTCTGGAAAGTGTCGCACGAGCAGCGGGAGAGACTGCAGTGCAGGTTGTGGCCGGAGATACCAAGGTTGTTCCACGAGGGGCGGTGGATGGACTGTTTATCAACACCGCAGGGGTCGGCGAGTTACTGGAGCCGGTTCCCGCTGGACCGGCTCAGCTCCAGGCAGGTGACGAACTGATCGTCAGTGGTCCCCTGGGGCAGCACGGAATGGCGGTGATGGCGGTGCGGGAAGAACTGGGCATCGAGCCACTGCCGCAAAGTGATTCGGGTTCCTTATTTCCTGCCGTAGATCAACTGCGACTCACTCTGGGGTCACGAATCCGCTGCTTGCGCGATGCGACGCGAGGCGGCGTTGCGGCGGTTTTGCACGAATGGGCAGAAGCCAGTGGAAAGACATTGAGTATCGAGGAACGAACTCTGCCTGTAACGCCTGAAGTGCGGGGAATCAGTGAGTTGCTCGGACTCGATCCGCTGCATATCGCTAACGAAGGGACAATGCTGCTGGCTGTGGAGCAGGGGGTGGCGGCAGAGGCTGTTGCGCAGTTGCAGACGATTCCGGGCATGGAGCGGGCCAGCCGGATCGGTGTTGTCAGAGAACGCGGTGTTGCTCCCGTGACAGTGCAACGCACATTGGGAGCGGAACAGCCACTGGCGGACCCCCTGGGGAGTCCGCTGCCTCGGATTTGCTGA
- a CDS encoding CBS domain-containing protein, whose product MTDQPATPVASDFMTTHVEVVTPDMHLSDVIHFLLKHHVSNAPVVELKDGKKILQGFISEHDCLCALSDEVFFGFPSPPQTARTIMTAHPICITPHTDLFSIVSVFNSHKLRHLPVVENGHLLGIVSRHDILKEMDEYYKKNLHHQDHERMLRDTSQTFNLRFTIDRDHE is encoded by the coding sequence ATGACCGATCAGCCCGCAACTCCCGTAGCCAGCGATTTCATGACCACCCACGTGGAAGTTGTCACTCCCGACATGCATTTGTCTGATGTGATCCATTTTCTGTTGAAGCATCATGTCTCAAATGCCCCCGTGGTCGAGCTTAAGGATGGCAAGAAGATCCTGCAGGGTTTTATCTCCGAACACGATTGCTTGTGTGCGCTCTCTGATGAAGTCTTCTTCGGATTCCCCAGTCCACCGCAGACAGCCCGTACCATCATGACCGCGCATCCGATCTGCATTACCCCCCACACAGATCTGTTCTCGATTGTCTCAGTCTTTAACAGCCACAAACTGCGACATCTGCCGGTTGTTGAAAATGGACACCTGCTGGGGATTGTCAGTCGGCACGATATCCTCAAAGAGATGGATGAATATTACAAAAAGAACCTGCATCACCAGGATCACGAACGCATGCTGCGTGATACATCGCAAACCTTCAACCTGCGATTCACCATTGATCGTGATCACGAGTAA
- a CDS encoding F0F1 ATP synthase subunit gamma yields the protein MQDFETLKRSIDSTRDLESVVRTMKTLAAVSIRQYEQAVDSLEDFAETVNRGLAMVLKNVPPQTSLSELQGTGSTGIIVFGSDQGMCGQFNEQIGSFALDYFAEDPRPATEHAWMVIGSRISGKLQDAGCQIDYEFNLPGAVTGISPLVADILTEIDRWRFERHLGIIHIFYNQRVSASSYKPHAQQLLPIDPAQLAESYTPASTSRSLPLFTILPGILLSRLIRQYLFVSLFRACAESQAGENASRIASMQAAEHNIKERLMNLQAEFNQRRQTAITEELLDVVTGFEALKEEK from the coding sequence ATGCAGGACTTTGAAACTTTAAAACGCAGTATCGATAGCACACGCGACCTGGAATCGGTGGTGCGGACGATGAAAACCCTGGCCGCGGTCAGCATCCGCCAATACGAACAGGCCGTCGATTCACTGGAAGATTTCGCGGAAACGGTCAATCGCGGATTGGCCATGGTGCTGAAAAACGTGCCTCCGCAGACCAGCCTGTCTGAACTGCAGGGAACCGGTTCGACGGGCATTATTGTCTTCGGCTCGGACCAGGGAATGTGTGGTCAGTTCAACGAGCAGATCGGTTCGTTCGCACTGGATTATTTTGCGGAAGATCCCCGGCCAGCGACAGAGCATGCCTGGATGGTCATCGGATCCCGTATCTCCGGGAAACTCCAGGACGCGGGGTGTCAGATCGACTACGAATTCAATCTGCCGGGAGCCGTTACCGGTATCTCCCCCCTGGTCGCTGACATCCTCACAGAAATTGATCGCTGGCGTTTCGAACGACACCTGGGAATCATCCATATCTTCTATAATCAACGGGTTTCCGCCTCATCCTACAAGCCACATGCCCAGCAGCTACTGCCCATTGATCCTGCTCAACTCGCAGAGAGTTATACACCCGCCTCAACATCCCGTTCACTGCCCCTGTTTACGATACTTCCCGGCATCTTACTTTCGCGGCTCATTCGACAATATCTGTTTGTTTCGCTATTCCGCGCCTGTGCAGAATCGCAAGCGGGTGAAAACGCAAGTCGGATTGCGTCCATGCAGGCAGCAGAACACAATATTAAAGAGCGGCTGATGAATCTTCAGGCCGAATTTAATCAACGTCGCCAGACCGCAATCACGGAAGAACTCCTCGATGTGGTCACCGGCTTTGAAGCTCTCAAAGAGGAGAAATAA
- a CDS encoding alternate F1F0 ATPase, F1 subunit alpha, whose product MSIHPDIQILLDNTFGKFGGVLEQHDFDPRLIEIGKVTYVGRSHARVSGLPNVQSEELLQFPNHVLGLALNLDPDEIGVVLLDPSDQLTAGDEVRRTHRLLDVPVGESLIGRVIDPVGRPLDGHGPVSAAERRPYERDPASITDRSPVTVPLQTGLKVIDALIPIGRGQRELILGDRQTGKTAIALDTILNQKNKDVICIYCAIGQRNTAVAKVIDDLRKHGALDYTAVVVAESDAPPGLQFVAPYAATTLGEYFMDRGQDVLVIYDDLTSHARSYRELSLLLRRPPGREAFPGDIFYLHSRLLERSTHLHERLGGGSLTALPVAETEAQNLSAYIPTNLISITDGQIYLSPQLFQKGILPAVDVGRSVSRVGGKTQLPAYRAVAGDLRLSYSQFEELETFSRFSSRLDEETLATLERGRRVREIFKQPQYKTLSVPEQISVLVAMSAGVFDDIDLKHIRTLEERIAPLLESDFPNLSEAILEGKKLTDSDQQAIVEAAHKEVALFTQDQA is encoded by the coding sequence ATGAGTATTCATCCTGATATCCAGATTCTGCTCGATAACACATTCGGTAAATTCGGTGGTGTTTTGGAGCAGCACGATTTCGATCCCCGGTTGATTGAAATCGGAAAAGTCACCTACGTCGGTCGCAGTCATGCCCGGGTCAGCGGGCTTCCCAACGTTCAATCAGAAGAACTGCTGCAGTTCCCCAATCATGTACTGGGACTGGCGTTGAATTTGGATCCGGACGAAATAGGCGTCGTCCTACTGGATCCCAGCGACCAGTTGACAGCCGGCGATGAAGTCCGCCGCACCCATCGACTGTTAGACGTTCCGGTCGGTGAATCGTTGATCGGACGTGTGATTGACCCGGTGGGGCGGCCCCTGGATGGTCACGGCCCTGTCTCTGCGGCCGAACGTCGTCCTTATGAACGGGATCCGGCATCGATTACGGATCGCTCCCCCGTCACGGTTCCACTACAGACCGGCCTGAAAGTGATTGATGCTCTGATCCCCATCGGTCGCGGCCAGCGGGAGCTAATCCTCGGAGACCGCCAGACCGGGAAGACCGCCATCGCCCTGGACACGATTCTTAACCAGAAAAACAAAGACGTGATCTGTATATACTGCGCCATTGGCCAGAGAAATACCGCAGTCGCGAAAGTCATAGACGATTTACGCAAACATGGTGCGCTGGATTACACCGCTGTCGTAGTCGCCGAGAGTGATGCCCCCCCGGGGCTGCAGTTCGTTGCCCCGTATGCGGCGACCACCCTCGGCGAGTATTTTATGGACCGTGGTCAGGATGTGCTGGTCATCTATGACGATTTGACTTCTCACGCCCGTTCCTATCGTGAACTTTCTCTGCTGCTCAGACGGCCTCCCGGTCGCGAAGCCTTTCCTGGGGACATCTTCTATCTGCACTCCCGGCTGCTGGAACGATCAACACACCTGCATGAACGACTGGGAGGCGGTTCGCTGACCGCCCTGCCCGTTGCAGAAACGGAAGCTCAGAATCTTTCTGCCTATATTCCGACGAACCTGATTTCGATCACCGATGGCCAGATTTATCTGTCTCCTCAATTATTCCAGAAAGGAATTCTGCCCGCTGTGGATGTGGGCCGTTCCGTTTCTCGAGTTGGTGGTAAGACACAGCTGCCTGCCTACCGGGCAGTCGCCGGCGACTTACGGCTCTCTTACAGTCAGTTTGAGGAACTGGAAACGTTCTCCCGCTTCAGCAGTCGTCTGGATGAGGAAACGCTGGCAACACTGGAACGGGGACGACGGGTGCGTGAGATCTTTAAACAGCCTCAGTACAAGACACTTTCCGTGCCGGAACAGATCTCGGTCCTGGTCGCGATGTCTGCAGGTGTCTTCGATGATATCGATTTAAAACACATCCGGACTTTGGAAGAACGCATCGCGCCACTGCTCGAGTCCGACTTCCCCAACTTGAGTGAAGCCATTCTGGAGGGGAAAAAACTGACCGACAGTGATCAACAGGCGATTGTAGAAGCAGCGCATAAAGAAGTCGCATTATTCACACAGGACCAGGCTTGA
- a CDS encoding F0F1 ATP synthase subunit C: MDSDTVIAAVSIFTAGITIAIGSVGPALGEGRALAQALSAIAQQPDEASTITRTLFVGLAMVESTAIYCFVISMILIFANPFWNHFLQATGS; encoded by the coding sequence ATGGATTCAGATACCGTCATTGCAGCAGTTTCCATCTTTACCGCAGGCATCACGATTGCCATCGGTTCGGTTGGCCCCGCGCTCGGGGAAGGCCGCGCCCTGGCACAGGCCTTGAGCGCGATTGCCCAGCAGCCCGATGAAGCCAGTACAATTACCCGTACGCTGTTCGTCGGCCTGGCCATGGTGGAATCCACGGCGATTTACTGCTTCGTGATTTCCATGATTCTGATCTTCGCGAATCCGTTTTGGAATCACTTCCTGCAAGCCACCGGCAGTTAA
- a CDS encoding F0F1 ATP synthase subunit A gives MNISPDVPLWQWEWIILNRTILFTWLVMAILVIGSWFITRRLTSGPRISRGQNLLEVLVMGLRNQIREVSQQEPGPYMPFVGTLFLFIVVSNILSIVPGYDAPTSSISTTAALATCVFVAVPIYGIAHQGLPGYLKQYIKPSVFMLPFNIIGEFSRTLALAVRLYGNIMSGSVIGAILLGFVPLFVPILMQAFGLLTGMIQAYIFAVLAMVYIASATQNGQGPTEQQDTENTDSDTTSTHTTTS, from the coding sequence ATGAATATTTCCCCCGACGTCCCACTCTGGCAGTGGGAATGGATCATCCTCAATCGCACCATTCTGTTTACCTGGCTCGTGATGGCGATCCTCGTCATCGGTTCCTGGTTCATCACCCGCCGACTGACCAGCGGCCCCAGGATTTCACGTGGACAGAATCTGCTGGAGGTCCTCGTGATGGGGCTGCGGAACCAGATCAGAGAAGTCAGCCAGCAGGAACCCGGTCCTTACATGCCGTTTGTGGGAACCCTGTTTCTGTTTATCGTCGTCTCGAACATCCTCTCGATCGTTCCCGGATACGATGCGCCAACCAGTTCGATTTCCACTACCGCTGCTCTGGCGACCTGTGTCTTCGTCGCAGTCCCCATTTATGGCATCGCACACCAGGGGCTGCCTGGTTATCTGAAACAATATATAAAGCCTTCGGTATTCATGCTCCCGTTTAATATCATTGGCGAATTTTCGCGAACACTGGCCCTCGCAGTTCGCCTGTATGGCAACATCATGAGTGGCTCGGTCATCGGGGCCATTCTACTCGGTTTCGTCCCCCTGTTCGTGCCGATCCTGATGCAGGCCTTTGGACTCTTAACCGGGATGATCCAGGCTTATATTTTTGCGGTACTGGCAATGGTCTACATCGCCTCCGCTACGCAGAACGGTCAGGGGCCCACGGAGCAACAGGACACTGAAAATACAGATTCAGATACAACTTCGACTCACACTACAACATCATAA
- a CDS encoding ATP synthase subunit I has protein sequence MNLPLSMQLLVSLLAGLLLGAIFFGGLWLTVKQLPKVSAPWLLFLGSALGRTLIILTGFWCVGIWLSESFRWQRTAVCLAGFIIARMMITRYTRSSTVPATGKSA, from the coding sequence ATGAATCTTCCCTTGAGTATGCAACTCCTCGTGAGCCTGCTCGCCGGGCTCCTGTTGGGTGCCATCTTTTTTGGTGGACTCTGGCTGACCGTGAAACAACTTCCCAAAGTCTCAGCCCCCTGGCTGCTGTTTCTGGGTAGTGCCCTGGGTAGAACCCTGATCATTCTCACGGGTTTCTGGTGCGTGGGGATCTGGTTGTCGGAATCATTTCGCTGGCAACGCACCGCAGTATGCCTGGCAGGATTCATCATCGCGCGGATGATGATTACCCGCTATACGCGTTCGTCAACTGTGCCCGCCACTGGAAAGTCTGCCTGA
- a CDS encoding AtpZ/AtpI family protein: protein MSELPPEQENGSEMPGKQGHPLHLHNRSQIEKRIASQEARKLKAREEKHHTIWFGLGMFGLIGWSVAIPAVIGALGGMWIDSRWPSRYSWSLMLLIGGITLGCFNAWKWLHKEGNVDR, encoded by the coding sequence ATGTCTGAACTGCCCCCGGAACAGGAAAACGGCTCTGAGATGCCCGGGAAGCAGGGGCATCCGCTGCACCTGCACAATCGCAGTCAGATCGAAAAACGGATTGCTTCACAGGAGGCGCGGAAACTGAAAGCCCGTGAAGAAAAACATCATACCATCTGGTTCGGTCTGGGCATGTTCGGTCTGATCGGCTGGTCGGTCGCGATTCCGGCTGTGATCGGTGCATTGGGGGGAATGTGGATCGACTCCCGCTGGCCCTCCCGCTATTCCTGGAGTCTGATGCTGTTGATTGGTGGAATTACCCTGGGCTGTTTCAATGCCTGGAAGTGGTTACATAAAGAAGGAAACGTGGACCGATGA
- a CDS encoding F0F1 ATP synthase subunit epsilon, whose amino-acid sequence MNLKVLLPTEILVDQSVSKVIAEAENGSFCLLPRHVDFLSALLPGILTFVDDQNLEHYLGIGGGILTKTGSEVRVSTIYAVQGEDLGTLRQQVTAQFEAINERERTVRSAIARLEADILRHFVKQGITADV is encoded by the coding sequence ATGAACCTCAAAGTGCTCCTGCCAACGGAAATCCTGGTCGACCAGAGTGTCAGTAAAGTAATCGCCGAGGCGGAAAACGGTTCCTTTTGTCTCCTGCCCCGGCACGTTGACTTCCTGTCAGCGCTATTACCCGGCATTTTGACGTTTGTAGACGATCAGAACCTGGAGCATTACCTCGGCATTGGTGGAGGCATTCTCACTAAAACCGGATCCGAAGTCCGCGTCTCGACGATCTATGCCGTCCAGGGGGAAGACCTGGGTACGCTCCGCCAGCAGGTCACAGCACAGTTTGAGGCCATCAATGAACGGGAGCGAACCGTCCGCTCCGCTATCGCCCGCCTGGAAGCCGATATTCTCAGACACTTTGTCAAACAGGGAATCACTGCCGATGTCTGA